A window of the Rhizobium brockwellii genome harbors these coding sequences:
- a CDS encoding dienelactone hydrolase family protein gives MKTTRLFLCLVAFLSATLAGNRADADELVRFESAPVKLSPFRIRKANEQGENLPQPQGTPLLGYLSRPQGDGPFPAVVVLHGCEGMRLSINELWPKRLVSWGYVVLVVDSFTTRNIKDTCQSYLPDRVFDAYGALNFLSKQSFVDISRVALMGFSAGGTATLEGTKIEGNEQLMDHKFKAAVAYYPVCAASQGDATVPILILSGERDNWSPADRCRKRLARLSDDSPPIELNIYKGTYHDFDAPEFKVGRKVLGHIEKYNPDAAEKSIRSVYTFLQKYLSN, from the coding sequence GTGAAAACCACGAGACTTTTTCTTTGCCTTGTCGCTTTTCTCAGCGCCACGCTCGCTGGAAACCGGGCTGATGCCGACGAATTGGTGCGGTTCGAAAGCGCGCCCGTAAAGCTCAGCCCATTTCGAATACGCAAGGCCAATGAACAGGGAGAGAACCTCCCTCAACCGCAAGGCACGCCCCTGCTCGGATATCTATCCCGCCCCCAGGGTGATGGCCCCTTCCCGGCGGTCGTCGTCCTGCATGGATGCGAGGGTATGCGGTTGAGCATCAATGAGCTTTGGCCGAAACGGCTGGTCTCCTGGGGTTACGTCGTGCTTGTCGTCGATAGCTTCACCACCCGCAACATCAAGGACACGTGTCAAAGCTATCTCCCCGATCGCGTCTTCGACGCCTATGGCGCTTTGAATTTTTTATCGAAGCAAAGCTTTGTCGATATCAGTCGCGTCGCCTTGATGGGCTTTTCAGCGGGCGGCACCGCGACGCTGGAGGGAACAAAAATCGAGGGTAACGAACAGCTTATGGACCACAAGTTCAAAGCAGCGGTTGCCTACTATCCGGTCTGCGCCGCAAGTCAGGGCGATGCGACCGTGCCGATCCTGATTTTGAGTGGCGAACGAGACAATTGGAGCCCGGCTGACCGATGCCGAAAGAGGCTTGCGCGTCTGAGTGACGATAGCCCGCCCATCGAGCTCAACATCTACAAGGGTACCTACCACGATTTCGATGCCCCGGAGTTTAAGGTGGGAAGGAAGGTGTTGGGTCACATCGAAAAATACAATCCAGACGCCGCCGAAAAATCGATCCGCAGCGTTTACACATTCCTCCAAAAATACCTCTCGAATTAA